A stretch of Arthrobacter sunyaminii DNA encodes these proteins:
- a CDS encoding O-acetyl-ADP-ribose deacetylase, translating to MQITISTGDITDSTADAIVNAANSSLLGGGGVDGAIHRAAGPGLLAACRELRSGAYAQGLPAGDAVATPGFDLPSRWVIHTVGPNARAGQTDSALLASCFRRSLEVAEELGAETVAFPAVSAGVYGWDAAVVADIGLRSVRDFPARSVQAVEFVLFDRSTERIFRSAWQDLERSPGGATSGTGPEDAR from the coding sequence ATGCAGATCACTATCTCCACCGGAGACATCACGGACAGCACGGCAGACGCCATCGTGAATGCGGCCAATTCCTCCCTGCTGGGCGGCGGGGGCGTGGACGGCGCCATCCACCGTGCTGCGGGACCGGGCCTGCTGGCGGCCTGCCGGGAGCTGCGGTCCGGGGCCTATGCGCAGGGGCTTCCCGCCGGAGACGCCGTGGCCACCCCCGGCTTTGATCTGCCGTCCCGCTGGGTCATCCATACCGTGGGACCGAATGCCCGTGCGGGACAGACCGACTCCGCGCTGCTGGCATCCTGCTTCCGGCGCTCCCTCGAAGTCGCCGAGGAACTCGGGGCTGAAACCGTGGCCTTTCCCGCGGTCAGCGCCGGAGTGTACGGCTGGGATGCTGCCGTCGTAGCGGACATCGGCCTCCGATCCGTCCGGGACTTTCCGGCCCGGTCCGTGCAGGCGGTGGAATTTGTGCTCTTTGACCGCAGCACCGAACGGATCTTCCGGTCCGCGTGGCAGGATCTGGAGAGGTCTCCGGGAGGGGCTACTTCAGGAACAGGGCCCGAAGACGCCCGGTAG
- the glyA gene encoding serine hydroxymethyltransferase, translated as MRLSTQPVTDAKLSDVDPEIAAVLNDELARQRNTLEMIASENFAPRSVLEAQGSVLTNKYAEGYPGRRYYGGCEHVDVAENLAIERVKALFGAEFANVQPHSGAQANAAALAALLQPGDKLMGLNLAHGGHLTHGMKLNFSGKLYEVAAYGVDEQTYRVDMDKVREQALAERPQVLIAGWSAYPRQLDFDAFRSIADEVGAYLWTDMAHFAGLVAAGLHPNPVPASDVVTSTVHKTLAGPRSGMILAKEEYGKKLNSSVFPGQQGGPLMHVIAAKAVAFRIAGSEEFRERQERVLEGARIIAERLNAPDVAEHGVSVLTGGTDVHLILVDLRHSALDGKQAEDLLHSVGITVNRNSVPFDPRPPMVTSGLRIGTPALATRGFGAKEFTEVGEIIAAALKPAPEVEALRARVTALAENFPLYPGQEEW; from the coding sequence GTGAGACTATCCACCCAGCCCGTCACGGACGCCAAACTGTCCGACGTCGATCCGGAAATTGCCGCCGTCCTCAACGATGAACTGGCCCGTCAGCGCAACACCCTGGAAATGATCGCCTCGGAGAACTTTGCTCCGCGGTCCGTCCTCGAGGCCCAGGGGTCTGTCCTGACCAACAAGTACGCCGAGGGATACCCCGGCCGCCGTTACTACGGCGGGTGTGAACATGTGGACGTGGCGGAAAACCTGGCCATCGAGCGGGTAAAGGCCCTGTTCGGCGCCGAGTTCGCCAACGTCCAGCCGCATTCCGGTGCGCAGGCCAACGCTGCGGCGCTGGCTGCGCTCCTTCAGCCAGGTGACAAGCTCATGGGCCTGAACCTGGCCCACGGCGGGCACCTGACCCACGGCATGAAACTGAACTTCTCGGGCAAGCTCTATGAAGTGGCAGCCTACGGAGTGGATGAACAAACCTACCGGGTGGACATGGACAAGGTCCGTGAACAGGCTCTGGCCGAACGGCCGCAGGTCCTTATTGCCGGTTGGTCTGCGTACCCGCGCCAGCTGGACTTCGATGCCTTCCGCTCCATTGCCGATGAAGTGGGCGCCTACCTGTGGACCGATATGGCGCACTTCGCCGGCCTGGTGGCCGCGGGCCTGCACCCGAATCCGGTGCCGGCGTCCGACGTCGTGACCTCCACCGTGCACAAGACCCTCGCCGGCCCGCGCTCGGGGATGATCCTGGCCAAGGAGGAGTACGGCAAGAAGCTGAACTCCAGTGTGTTCCCGGGCCAGCAGGGCGGACCGCTGATGCACGTCATCGCCGCCAAGGCCGTGGCGTTTCGGATCGCCGGTTCCGAGGAATTCCGCGAACGCCAGGAGCGCGTGCTGGAAGGAGCCCGGATCATTGCCGAGCGGCTGAACGCACCCGACGTCGCAGAGCACGGAGTCTCGGTGCTCACCGGCGGCACCGATGTGCATTTGATTCTGGTGGATCTGCGCCACTCGGCGCTGGACGGCAAGCAGGCGGAGGACCTCCTGCACTCGGTGGGCATCACGGTGAACCGCAACTCCGTGCCGTTCGATCCCCGCCCGCCCATGGTCACCTCCGGCCTGCGGATCGGCACGCCGGCGCTGGCCACTCGCGGCTTTGGCGCCAAGGAGTTCACTGAGGTGGGAGAAATTATTGCCGCTGCACTGAAACCGGCCCCGGAGGTCGAAGCGCTGCGGGCACGGGTTACCGCGCTCGCCGAAAATTTCCCGCTGTATCCCGGACAGGAAGAGTGGTAA
- a CDS encoding SDR family NAD(P)-dependent oxidoreductase, which produces MADQFEGRTALVTGAGSGIGRAAAVALAAEGANVVVNDLDLEAAQDVVNSILETGGTAVPSVGDVGSAEDVKGAVETAVSEFGGLHLAFNNAGISGPLGLLTDIDLEGYRRVIDVNLNSVFYGMYYQIPEMQKAGGGAIVNMSSILGVVGSATAVPYVTAKHGVTGMTRAAALGYANQGIRVNSVHPGYIDTPLLANLPEEVYASLVGLHPAGRLGTAEEVAQVVLFLLSDKAAFVTGAQYAVDGAYTTQ; this is translated from the coding sequence ATGGCTGATCAGTTTGAGGGAAGGACGGCCCTGGTGACAGGGGCGGGCTCGGGAATCGGGCGGGCAGCGGCCGTGGCGCTCGCGGCGGAAGGCGCCAACGTCGTCGTCAATGACCTGGACCTGGAAGCGGCGCAGGACGTGGTGAACTCGATTCTGGAAACCGGCGGCACCGCCGTCCCCTCGGTTGGCGATGTTGGATCCGCCGAAGACGTCAAGGGCGCCGTGGAAACTGCGGTCAGCGAGTTCGGCGGCTTGCACCTGGCCTTCAACAACGCCGGTATCAGCGGGCCGCTGGGACTGCTGACCGATATCGACCTGGAGGGCTACCGCCGGGTCATCGATGTGAACCTCAACTCCGTGTTCTACGGGATGTATTACCAAATCCCGGAAATGCAGAAGGCCGGGGGAGGCGCCATCGTGAACATGTCCTCCATCCTGGGTGTGGTTGGTTCAGCCACCGCCGTTCCCTATGTGACGGCCAAGCACGGCGTGACCGGCATGACCCGGGCGGCAGCCCTGGGATACGCCAACCAGGGCATCCGGGTGAACTCGGTGCATCCGGGCTACATTGACACTCCGCTCCTGGCAAACCTGCCTGAGGAGGTCTACGCCTCGCTGGTGGGGCTGCATCCGGCGGGCAGGCTCGGCACTGCCGAGGAGGTGGCGCAGGTGGTCCTTTTCCTGCTCTCAGACAAGGCAGCCTTTGTGACGGGCGCCCAGTACGCCGTGGACGGCGCGTACACCACCCAATAG
- a CDS encoding bifunctional methylenetetrahydrofolate dehydrogenase/methenyltetrahydrofolate cyclohydrolase, translating into MEKGNNMEGSVTETPENDSVNLGWEKKERTEFGTPVAAKILDGRKAAREIKDELAQRVQVLRDEHGITPGLGTVLVGDDPASHSYVGGKHKDCAQVGINSIRRDLPADISQADLEKVIDELNEDPATTGYIVQLPLPAHIDTNAILERISPEKDADGLHPVNLGRLVLNVSEPMTSPLPCTPHGIVQLLVRNGISLTGKKVLVVGRGVTVGRPLGLLLTRRPINATVTLAHTGTLDLFEHLREADVVVAAAGFPEMIKAEDLKPGAIVLDVGVTRVTDPDTGKTTLTGDVEKAAADVASWISPNPGGVGPMTRAMLLSNVVEAAERAAGILA; encoded by the coding sequence ATGGAGAAGGGTAACAACATGGAAGGTTCCGTCACGGAAACCCCCGAGAATGACAGCGTCAACCTGGGATGGGAGAAGAAGGAGCGAACCGAATTCGGCACCCCGGTTGCCGCAAAGATCCTCGACGGGCGCAAAGCCGCCCGGGAGATCAAGGACGAACTCGCGCAGCGCGTGCAGGTACTCAGGGATGAGCACGGGATCACCCCCGGGCTCGGAACTGTGCTGGTGGGCGATGACCCGGCGAGCCACTCCTATGTGGGCGGCAAGCACAAGGACTGTGCCCAGGTGGGCATCAACTCCATCCGCCGCGACCTGCCCGCTGACATCAGCCAGGCGGACCTGGAAAAGGTCATCGACGAACTGAACGAGGACCCGGCCACCACCGGCTACATTGTGCAGCTGCCGCTGCCGGCACACATCGACACGAACGCCATCCTGGAACGCATCAGTCCGGAAAAGGACGCTGACGGCCTGCACCCGGTGAACCTCGGCCGGCTGGTCCTGAACGTGAGCGAACCGATGACGTCGCCGCTGCCCTGCACTCCGCACGGAATTGTGCAGCTGCTGGTGCGCAACGGAATTTCCCTTACCGGCAAGAAGGTCCTGGTCGTGGGCCGCGGCGTCACCGTGGGCCGCCCGCTGGGGCTGCTGCTCACGCGCCGCCCGATCAACGCCACGGTAACCCTCGCGCACACCGGAACATTGGATCTGTTCGAGCACCTGCGCGAGGCCGACGTGGTGGTGGCCGCCGCCGGGTTCCCGGAAATGATCAAGGCCGAGGACCTCAAACCCGGCGCCATTGTGCTGGACGTTGGGGTCACCCGGGTCACCGACCCCGACACCGGCAAGACCACCCTCACCGGTGACGTGGAGAAGGCGGCCGCCGACGTCGCATCCTGGATTTCTCCCAATCCCGGGGGCGTGGGGCCGATGACCCGCGCGATGCTCCTGTCCAACGTAGTGGAGGCGGCGGAGCGCGCAGCAGGCATTCTCGCCTAA
- a CDS encoding ABC transporter permease has product MTDQQLSGAPVGKAGADQHAVLGLRSPLTPEQTASRARRFGAIYYAEHWIRRMRGYRWTVLMTAVGTPLVYLFGMGVGLASLVDTGDASFDAGNGTTVSYLVFVAPALLATAAIMVATEENTYMVMGGFKWQRTYYGPNASPLSSSQLVDGHLIGFSVRMLITTAPYFVFLLLFGAVEQPGTAWLMIFTAVLGGVAFGLPLLAYSASLEEDKGQFAMVQRFIVMPLFLFSGTFFPLDSLPGAIRWIGWISPLWHSTELGRILSYGYAEAPALTAVHVAYLLLLGFVGWVLARRNFTRRLGK; this is encoded by the coding sequence TTGACTGATCAGCAGCTATCAGGGGCACCGGTGGGGAAAGCGGGAGCAGACCAGCATGCTGTGCTGGGGCTGCGCTCTCCGCTGACACCGGAGCAGACCGCATCCCGGGCACGGCGCTTCGGCGCCATCTACTACGCCGAGCACTGGATCCGGCGCATGCGCGGCTACCGGTGGACCGTGCTCATGACGGCGGTGGGCACCCCGCTGGTGTATCTCTTCGGTATGGGCGTGGGGCTGGCGTCGCTGGTGGACACCGGCGACGCCAGCTTCGACGCCGGCAACGGGACCACGGTCTCCTACCTCGTCTTCGTGGCTCCGGCTCTGCTGGCCACCGCAGCCATCATGGTGGCGACCGAAGAAAACACCTACATGGTGATGGGCGGCTTCAAATGGCAGCGCACGTACTACGGTCCCAACGCGTCGCCGCTTTCCAGCAGCCAGCTGGTGGACGGGCACCTGATCGGGTTTTCGGTCCGGATGCTGATCACCACCGCCCCGTACTTTGTCTTCCTGCTGCTCTTTGGTGCAGTGGAGCAGCCGGGCACTGCCTGGCTAATGATTTTCACCGCGGTTCTTGGCGGCGTGGCCTTCGGCCTGCCGCTGTTGGCCTACAGTGCTTCGCTGGAGGAAGACAAGGGGCAGTTCGCCATGGTGCAGCGCTTCATTGTGATGCCGCTGTTCCTGTTCTCCGGCACCTTCTTTCCCCTGGATTCCCTGCCCGGGGCCATCCGATGGATCGGCTGGATTTCTCCGCTGTGGCACTCCACCGAGCTGGGCCGGATCCTCAGCTACGGCTACGCCGAGGCCCCGGCACTCACCGCGGTCCATGTGGCGTATCTGCTGCTTCTCGGCTTTGTCGGCTGGGTCCTGGCACGCCGGAACTTCACCCGGAGGCTGGGAAAATGA
- a CDS encoding FAD-dependent oxidoreductase: protein MVADREIDVAVIGAGQAGLSAAYYLARRGLIPESGFVVLDANDGPGGAWRHRWDSLTLGSAHGIHDLPNFPLGTPDPREPASSVVSRYYGAYEAEFGLRVQRPVRVRKVSRPAGNRLRITTDSGVWLAKFVINATGTWDKPYWPAYPGQQDFRGIQLHTRDFRSAADFAGRRVLVVGGGTSALQFLLQLHEAGAQTAWSTRRPPEFTRRPFDAEWGRGVERAVSERTRAGLPPLSVVAATGLPLTAQYQKGIDDGVLTSRGPLVRLTPAGAVFEDGSTAAADVILWATGFRASLGHLASLHLREPGGGIRMDGPRVVRLPQLFLVGYGESASTLGATRAGRAAALAALAALQGWSTSSQTNSVMVPNSQSRRSTA, encoded by the coding sequence ATGGTGGCGGACCGCGAAATTGACGTGGCGGTGATCGGTGCCGGGCAGGCTGGCCTGAGCGCAGCGTATTACCTTGCACGCCGGGGCCTTATCCCGGAATCCGGCTTTGTGGTGCTGGACGCCAATGACGGGCCCGGCGGCGCATGGCGGCACCGCTGGGATTCGCTCACACTGGGTTCCGCCCACGGCATCCATGACCTGCCGAACTTTCCCCTGGGCACCCCCGATCCCCGGGAGCCGGCGTCGTCCGTGGTAAGCCGGTATTACGGCGCCTACGAAGCCGAATTTGGGCTCCGCGTGCAGCGGCCGGTGCGGGTCCGGAAGGTTTCCCGTCCGGCCGGGAACCGGCTGAGGATAACCACGGACAGCGGCGTGTGGCTGGCCAAGTTTGTCATCAACGCCACCGGAACCTGGGACAAACCGTATTGGCCCGCCTATCCCGGACAGCAGGACTTCCGCGGGATTCAGCTGCACACCCGCGACTTTCGCAGCGCAGCGGACTTCGCCGGCCGCCGCGTCCTGGTGGTCGGCGGCGGCACCTCTGCCCTGCAGTTCCTCCTCCAACTCCATGAGGCCGGCGCCCAAACCGCATGGTCCACGCGCCGGCCGCCCGAATTCACGCGCCGCCCCTTCGACGCCGAGTGGGGACGCGGCGTCGAGCGTGCCGTCAGCGAGCGCACCCGCGCCGGGCTGCCCCCGCTCAGCGTGGTGGCCGCAACCGGGCTGCCGCTCACGGCCCAGTACCAAAAGGGAATTGACGACGGCGTCCTCACCTCACGGGGCCCCCTGGTCCGGCTCACCCCGGCGGGCGCCGTATTTGAGGACGGCAGCACCGCGGCTGCGGATGTGATCCTCTGGGCCACCGGGTTCCGCGCGTCCCTGGGCCATCTGGCGTCCCTGCATCTGCGCGAACCGGGCGGCGGCATCCGCATGGATGGTCCCCGAGTGGTGCGACTCCCCCAGTTGTTCCTGGTCGGTTACGGGGAGTCTGCCTCGACGCTCGGTGCCACCCGGGCCGGGCGGGCAGCGGCGCTCGCTGCGCTGGCCGCCCTTCAGGGCTGGTCCACGTCCTCCCAGACGAACTCCGTCATGGTTCCCAACTCCCAGTCACGGCGCAGCACCGCATAG
- the purU gene encoding formyltetrahydrofolate deformylase translates to MIPGASAFTLTLSCPDQPGIVHAVSGGLVAAGGNITESQQYGSPETGSFFMRVDFTAPGTEAQVQEALAPVAAAFGMDWQLHPAGAPVRTLIMVSKSGHCLNDLLFRQRAGTLNIDVPAIVSNHRDLAELAAFYGIPFHHIPVTPDTKEDAEHQLRTLIQDLDIELVVLARYMQILSNELCRDLSGRAINIHHSFLPSFKGARPYHQAHARGVKLIGATAHYVTSDLDEGPIIEQEVIRVDHSRSAPQLAALGSDVEGRTLSKAVQWHAEHRVLLDGKRTIVFN, encoded by the coding sequence ATGATTCCCGGCGCGTCCGCGTTTACCCTCACCCTGTCCTGCCCCGACCAGCCAGGCATTGTCCATGCCGTCTCCGGCGGCCTGGTGGCTGCCGGCGGAAACATTACGGAATCCCAGCAGTACGGCAGCCCGGAAACAGGCTCTTTCTTCATGCGCGTGGACTTCACGGCCCCCGGAACCGAGGCGCAGGTTCAGGAAGCACTTGCCCCGGTGGCCGCCGCGTTTGGGATGGACTGGCAGCTGCATCCCGCCGGCGCACCTGTACGCACGCTCATCATGGTGTCCAAGTCCGGCCATTGCCTCAACGACCTCCTCTTCCGGCAGCGCGCCGGCACGCTGAACATCGACGTCCCGGCCATTGTCTCCAACCACAGGGACCTGGCGGAGCTCGCAGCGTTCTACGGCATCCCCTTCCACCACATTCCGGTAACGCCGGACACCAAGGAGGACGCGGAGCACCAGCTGCGTACGCTGATACAGGATCTCGACATTGAACTGGTGGTACTTGCCCGTTACATGCAGATCCTCAGCAATGAGCTGTGCCGTGACCTGTCCGGACGCGCCATCAACATCCACCATTCCTTCCTCCCCTCCTTCAAGGGCGCCCGGCCCTATCACCAGGCCCACGCCCGCGGCGTGAAGCTCATCGGAGCAACGGCCCACTACGTCACGTCCGACCTCGATGAAGGCCCCATCATCGAACAGGAAGTCATCCGCGTGGACCATTCCCGGTCCGCTCCGCAGCTGGCCGCACTGGGCAGCGACGTCGAAGGCAGGACCCTTTCCAAGGCTGTGCAGTGGCATGCCGAGCACCGGGTGCTGCTGGACGGAAAGCGCACGATCGTCTTCAACTGA
- a CDS encoding Gfo/Idh/MocA family protein, producing the protein MDSPYIPTPPCVFQGAPSPVQKTGRVLRWGVVATGNISAKVTEDIARLEDAVLHAVSSRNPDSAEEFADRFGFTRSYFDDDRGRGYHHLIDDPEVDVVYVAAPHAQHYEISRAALLGGKHVLCEKSLTINAREAEDLIALASSRGLFLMEAVWTRFLPCVNRIWEILVSGELGEVRWVQADLGFPSPPDPASRLWNPESGGGALLDLSVYPLTLAVGALGYPDGVTAVGAVNGDGIDTQNALLLNYRSGASAQLMSSLVAAHTRTGTIAGSKGWLRTGAPLHNPVELTIQPHLGERRVERFRQVGNGYTYELREVTRCIQSGLLESPTMSWEHSLASMRLFDEARSQMGVRYANDFPARTL; encoded by the coding sequence ATGGATTCCCCGTACATTCCCACGCCGCCGTGTGTTTTCCAGGGGGCTCCCAGCCCGGTTCAGAAAACCGGCCGCGTGCTCCGATGGGGCGTGGTTGCCACAGGAAACATCTCTGCGAAGGTCACTGAAGACATCGCGAGGCTTGAAGATGCGGTGCTGCACGCCGTAAGTTCACGCAACCCGGACTCCGCGGAGGAGTTTGCCGACCGTTTCGGATTCACCCGCTCCTACTTCGACGATGACCGGGGCAGGGGTTACCACCACCTGATCGATGATCCGGAGGTCGATGTCGTTTATGTTGCGGCCCCGCACGCCCAGCACTACGAGATCTCCCGCGCCGCGCTGCTCGGCGGAAAGCATGTGCTCTGCGAAAAGTCCCTCACCATCAATGCGCGCGAAGCCGAAGACCTCATAGCGTTGGCCTCCTCCCGTGGACTGTTCCTGATGGAGGCGGTCTGGACGCGGTTTCTGCCGTGCGTCAACCGCATCTGGGAGATCCTGGTCAGCGGCGAGCTGGGGGAAGTGCGCTGGGTGCAGGCGGATCTGGGGTTCCCCTCGCCGCCTGACCCGGCAAGCCGGCTTTGGAACCCCGAGTCCGGCGGCGGAGCTCTGCTGGACCTGAGCGTGTATCCCCTGACGCTGGCAGTGGGAGCGCTGGGCTATCCGGATGGTGTTACGGCCGTCGGCGCCGTAAACGGAGACGGCATTGATACTCAGAACGCCCTGCTCCTGAACTATCGGTCAGGAGCCTCGGCCCAGTTGATGTCCTCCCTGGTGGCCGCGCACACCCGCACCGGCACCATCGCGGGGAGCAAAGGCTGGCTGCGGACGGGCGCACCGCTGCACAACCCGGTGGAACTGACCATCCAGCCCCATCTGGGTGAGCGCAGGGTGGAAAGATTCCGCCAAGTGGGCAACGGGTACACCTACGAATTGCGGGAAGTCACCCGCTGCATCCAGTCCGGCCTGCTGGAATCCCCGACCATGAGCTGGGAGCATTCGCTGGCTTCCATGCGCCTGTTCGACGAAGCCCGGAGCCAGATGGGTGTGCGCTACGCGAACGATTTTCCGGCCAGGACCCTCTAG
- a CDS encoding gamma carbonic anhydrase family protein produces the protein MAHVITFRGKTPQADPSVFLAPTASLIGDVVMEPESSAFYGVCVRGDSNAIRVGAGTNLQDNVVLHADPGFPTTVGQRVSVGHSAVVHGCTIEDDCLIGMSATIMNGAVVGAGSLVAAGAVVLEGTLIPPRSLVAGVPAKVRRQLNDEEYDGVRQNAARYVETAAAHREAVHSG, from the coding sequence ATGGCACACGTAATCACATTCCGGGGCAAGACCCCGCAGGCAGATCCGTCCGTTTTCCTCGCCCCCACGGCCTCGCTCATCGGCGACGTTGTCATGGAGCCGGAGTCCAGCGCTTTCTACGGCGTGTGTGTCCGCGGGGATTCCAACGCCATCCGGGTAGGCGCCGGGACCAACCTGCAGGACAACGTGGTGCTGCACGCTGATCCGGGGTTCCCCACCACCGTGGGTCAGCGTGTCAGCGTTGGCCACAGTGCCGTAGTTCACGGCTGCACCATCGAGGACGACTGCCTGATCGGCATGAGCGCCACGATCATGAACGGTGCCGTCGTAGGCGCCGGGTCGCTGGTGGCGGCCGGCGCGGTGGTTCTGGAAGGAACCCTCATTCCGCCCCGGTCCCTGGTGGCCGGCGTCCCGGCCAAAGTCCGCAGGCAGCTGAACGATGAGGAGTACGACGGCGTCCGCCAAAATGCGGCTCGTTATGTGGAGACAGCAGCCGCGCACCGCGAGGCAGTGCACTCCGGCTGA
- a CDS encoding GNAT family N-acetyltransferase, translated as MDVTFMPLSDKDAEELVKFLTTNSFPYHRITAPSEELVRQLILEGRFDADGVCTYWVFGDNQRLGLVILERLESQCPTFDLRLVEEARGQGSGVPVLQALTDLVFTDRPGSHRFAGRTREDNIAMRKTFLRSGFLKEAHYREDWPLDDGQWVASVTYAVLRRDWELGTMTEFVWEDVDQP; from the coding sequence ATGGACGTAACCTTCATGCCGCTCTCCGATAAGGACGCTGAGGAGCTGGTCAAATTCCTGACCACCAACAGCTTTCCCTATCACCGAATTACTGCACCATCCGAGGAACTGGTCCGGCAGCTGATCCTGGAGGGTCGGTTCGATGCCGACGGCGTCTGCACCTATTGGGTATTTGGAGACAACCAGCGCCTCGGACTGGTCATTCTGGAGCGGCTGGAAAGCCAGTGTCCCACCTTCGACCTTCGCCTGGTGGAAGAAGCCCGGGGACAGGGCAGCGGCGTTCCCGTGCTGCAGGCCCTGACTGATCTGGTTTTTACGGACAGGCCCGGCTCCCACCGTTTTGCGGGGCGGACGCGGGAAGACAACATAGCCATGCGCAAGACCTTCCTCCGGTCCGGGTTCCTTAAGGAAGCGCACTACCGGGAGGACTGGCCGCTGGATGACGGGCAGTGGGTCGCCTCCGTCACCTATGCGGTGCTGCGCCGTGACTGGGAGTTGGGAACCATGACGGAGTTCGTCTGGGAGGACGTGGACCAGCCCTGA
- a CDS encoding ABC transporter permease, with product MTAEHTTAPPRLAPAQLAPKGRFLGSLYARNIRSVFARGLKATWGSNWAIMISGFVEPVLYLVAMGIGLGSLIGTVAGPGGEQIGYANYIAPALLAVSAMNGAVYDSTMNVFFKLNYAKLYEGMLATSLGPLDVALGEILLALLRGAMYATGFTAVMAAMGLVTSPWALLMIPAAVVVAFGFASFGMAITSCMKTFQQLEWVNFVMLPMFLFSATFYPLSVYPQGLQWVIQAMPLWHGVEMMRQISVGMLTWATAGHLLYFIVMIALGLVVTTGRLRALFLK from the coding sequence ATGACCGCAGAACACACGACGGCGCCACCGCGCCTGGCACCCGCCCAGCTGGCCCCGAAGGGCCGTTTCCTGGGGTCCCTCTATGCCCGCAATATCCGTTCAGTGTTCGCCCGCGGGCTGAAAGCCACGTGGGGCAGCAACTGGGCCATCATGATCAGCGGGTTCGTGGAACCGGTGCTCTACCTGGTGGCGATGGGCATCGGACTCGGCTCCCTGATTGGCACCGTGGCCGGACCCGGCGGCGAACAGATTGGTTATGCCAATTACATTGCCCCGGCGCTGCTGGCCGTCTCCGCCATGAACGGCGCGGTGTACGACTCCACCATGAACGTGTTCTTCAAGCTGAACTACGCCAAGCTCTACGAAGGCATGCTCGCCACCTCGCTGGGCCCGCTCGACGTGGCACTGGGCGAAATTCTGCTGGCGCTGCTGCGCGGAGCCATGTACGCCACCGGCTTCACGGCGGTGATGGCGGCCATGGGGCTGGTGACCTCTCCCTGGGCGCTGCTCATGATTCCCGCCGCAGTGGTGGTGGCCTTCGGCTTTGCCTCCTTCGGCATGGCGATCACCAGCTGCATGAAGACCTTCCAGCAGCTGGAGTGGGTGAACTTTGTCATGCTGCCCATGTTCCTGTTCTCCGCAACGTTTTATCCGCTGAGCGTGTACCCGCAGGGCCTCCAGTGGGTTATCCAGGCGATGCCGCTATGGCACGGAGTGGAAATGATGCGGCAGATCAGCGTTGGCATGCTGACCTGGGCCACCGCGGGCCACCTGCTGTACTTCATCGTGATGATCGCGCTGGGACTGGTGGTGACTACCGGGCGTCTTCGGGCCCTGTTCCTGAAGTAG
- a CDS encoding ABC transporter ATP-binding protein — translation MPQITSVPTVPKTASATVISARNLRKTYGDFNAVDGISFDVPAGESFGLLGPNGAGKSTTMKMIGGVSSRTSGDLTVMGLDPDRFGPEVRAHLGVVPQQDNLDEDLRVRENLLAYGRYFGLPKSYLGPKADELLEFAQLTDKAKGRVESLSGGMKRRLTIARSLINDPKILLLDEPTTGLDPQARHILWDRLFRLKEAGVTLILTTHYMDEAEQLCDRLVVVDKGKIMAEGSPAALIREHSTREVLELRFGSERNTTVAGELQGIGSRIETLPDRVLIYADDGEAALEAVSARGLQPITSLVRRSSLEDVFLRLTGRSLID, via the coding sequence GTGCCGCAGATCACATCAGTCCCGACCGTCCCCAAGACCGCCTCCGCCACCGTCATTTCGGCCCGGAACCTACGTAAGACCTACGGCGATTTCAATGCCGTGGACGGCATTAGCTTTGACGTCCCGGCGGGGGAGTCCTTTGGACTTCTTGGCCCCAACGGCGCCGGCAAGTCCACCACCATGAAAATGATCGGCGGGGTGTCATCGCGCACCTCCGGGGACCTCACCGTCATGGGGCTGGACCCGGACCGGTTCGGACCCGAAGTGCGCGCCCACCTGGGGGTGGTGCCGCAGCAGGACAACCTCGACGAAGACCTGCGCGTGCGGGAAAACCTCCTGGCCTACGGCCGCTATTTCGGTCTGCCCAAGAGCTATCTGGGGCCCAAGGCGGACGAACTGCTGGAATTCGCCCAGCTGACGGACAAGGCCAAGGGCCGGGTGGAATCCCTCTCCGGTGGAATGAAGCGGCGGCTGACCATCGCCCGGTCCCTGATCAATGACCCCAAGATCCTCCTGCTGGATGAGCCCACCACCGGGCTTGACCCGCAGGCGCGCCATATCCTCTGGGACCGGCTGTTCCGGCTCAAGGAAGCAGGGGTCACGTTGATCCTGACCACTCACTACATGGACGAAGCGGAACAGCTCTGCGACCGCCTGGTGGTGGTGGACAAGGGGAAAATCATGGCGGAAGGATCTCCTGCTGCCCTGATCCGAGAGCACTCCACGAGGGAAGTACTGGAACTGCGCTTTGGCTCCGAACGCAACACCACGGTGGCAGGCGAACTGCAGGGAATCGGCAGCCGGATCGAAACCCTCCCGGACCGCGTCCTGATTTACGCCGACGACGGCGAGGCCGCTCTGGAAGCTGTCAGCGCCCGAGGGCTGCAACCCATCACTTCGCTGGTGCGCCGCTCTTCGCTGGAAGACGTGTTCCTCCGGCTTACCGGCAGGAGCCTCATTGACTGA